One Leishmania major strain Friedlin complete genome, chromosome 29 DNA segment encodes these proteins:
- a CDS encoding tryparedoxin-like protein (previous protein_id=AAZ09569.1), whose product MNYFGQWSNLELLRQDGSKRLAADVLRDVPYVVLFFGASWSPECEAFMDVIGNFYEAHHEVKGFEVVYISRDYSRAEMLKSFLLSERASASAERQRQRRAHQARKEERTHRRLSAEDGQEGEKKPSAASDEQEDANGRHLNGQGTNSCLEHRKVSLRDSTSPSSIPPPLKRVAALTANTAASGLAGASANPLMPCGRHGFWAVPYDHVGCVGVPILYHLRVFTYPGVIVCGNKQFSADLTPALLPTLPAVHQAPAERSLTLSPEIWPPEGSETESTQPSPIDRANAPQRRQKTPMVARPECYPDVLTIAGRFMIERDPNGEDFPWDKMNAKTRWAALVFFVIVAVLTVIVLSWALPISRIKRQTALKAQAEL is encoded by the coding sequence ATGAACTACTTCGGCCAGTGGTCGAATctagagctgctgcgccaggaTGGTAGCAAGCGTCTGGCCGCAGACGTGCTTCGTGACGTGCCGTACGTTGTGCTGTTCTTTGGCGCCTCGTGGAGCCCCGAGTGCGAGGCTTTCATGGATGTCATTGGCAACTTCTACGAGGCACATCACGAGGTAAAAGGGTTCGAGGTGGTGTACATCTCCCGCGACTACAGCCGAGCAGAGATGCTGAAAAGCTTCCTGCTGAGTGAacgcgcctctgcctctgcggagaggcagaggcagaggcgcgcgcATCAGGCGCGCAAGGAGGAGCgaacgcaccgccgcctgaGCGCAGAGGATGgccaagagggagagaaaaagcCGTCCGCCGCGTCGGACGAGCAAGAAGACGCGAATGGCCGGCACCTCAACGGACAGGGCACCAACAGCTGCTTGGAGCACCGCAAAGTTTCTTTGAGGGACagcacctctccctcctccataCCTCCGCCGTTgaagcgcgtggcggcgctgacggccaACACCGCCGCGAGTGGTCTTGCCGGTGCCTCTGCCAATCCGCTGATGCCGTGCGGCCGGCATGGCTTCTGGGCTGTGCCGTACGACCACGTCGGTTGTGTTGGCGTTCCCATTCTCTACCACCTTCGTGTCTTTACCTACCCTGGCGTGATTGTGTGCGGCAACAAGCAGTTCAGTGCGGACTTGACACCTGCGCTACTACCAACGCTGCCTGCGGTGCACCAGGCACCAGCGGAGCGCTCCTTGACTCTGTCGCCGGAAATTTGGCCGCCCGAGGGATCAGAGACGGAGTCGACGCAGCCGTCGCCCATCGATCGCGCCAAtgcgccgcagaggcggcagaaGACACCGATGGTGGCGCGGCCCGAGTGCTACCCCGACGTGCTCACCATTGCCGGTCGCTTCATGATCGAGCGGGACCCCAACGGGGAGGACTTCCCGTGGGACAAGATGAACGCAAAGACCCGCTGGGCAGCGCTGGTGTTCTTTGTGATCGTGGCGGTGCTCACCGTGATAGTGCTCTCGTGGGCGCTCCCGATCTCTCGGATTAAGCGGCAGACGGCTTTGAAGGCACAGGCAGAGCTGTAG
- the TXN1 gene encoding tryparedoxin (previous protein_id=AAZ09572.1): MSGVAKHLGEALKLRKQADTADMDSLSGKTVFFYFSASWCPPCRGFTPQLVEFYEKHHDSKNFEIILASWDEEEDDFNAYYAKMPWLSIPFANRNIVEALTKKYSVESIPTLIGLNADTGDTVTTRARHALTQDPMGEQFPWRDE, translated from the coding sequence ATGTCCGGTGTCGCAAAGCACTTGGGGGAAGCGTTGAAGCTGCGGAAGCAGGCTGATACGGCGGATATGGACTCTCTATCCGGCAAGACCGTGTTCTTTTACTTCTCGGCAAGCTGGTGCCCGCCGTGCCGTGGCTTCACCCCGCAGCTGGTGGAGTTCTATGAGAAGCACCACGATTCGAAGAACTTCGAGATCATACTTGCGTCAtgggacgaggaggaggacgacttCAATGCGTACTACGCCAAGATGCCATGGCTTTCGATCCCGTTTGCGAATCGCAACATTGTGGAGGCGCTAACGAAGAAATATTCTGTGGAATCGATTCCGACGCTCATTGGCTTGAACGCGGACACGGGTGATACCGTgacaacgcgcgcgcgccacgcgcTGACGCAGGACCCCATGGGCGAACAGTTTCCGTGGAGAGACGAGTAA
- the TXN2 gene encoding tryparedoxin (previous protein_id=AAZ09571.1) codes for MSGLTKFFPYSTSFLKGSATDIVLPTLAGKTFFFYFSASWCPPCRGFTPQLVEFYKKHAKSKNFEVMLISWDEEADDFAEYYKKMPWLALPFEDRKGMEFLKNGFKVETIPTLIGVDADTGKIVTTRARNMVERDPEGTEFPWLNVSAK; via the coding sequence ATGTCGGGTTTGACGAAGTTCTTCCCTTACTCCACCAGCTTCCTCAAGGGCTCGGCGACGGACATCGTGCTACCAACGCTGGCTGGTAAGACCTTCTTCTTCTACTTCTCCGCTAGTTGGTGCCCGCCATGCCGCGGCTTCACGCCGCAGCTCGTTGAATTCTACAAGAAACACGCGAAGTCGAAGAATTTCGAGGTGATGCTGATCTCTTGGGACGAGGAGGCTGACGATTTCGCGGAGTACTACAAAAAAATGCCGTGGCTGGCGCTGCCTTTTGAGGATCGAAAAGGGATGGAGTTTCTTAAGAATGGGTTCAAGGTGGAGACGATCCCGACGCTGATCGGCGTCGACGCGGACACAGGCAAGATCGTTACCACACGGGCGCGCAACATGGTCGAGAGGGATCCTGAGGGGACGGAGTTCCCGTGGCTCAACGTGTCGGCGAAGTAA
- a CDS encoding conserved hypothetical protein (previous protein_id=AAZ09573.1), whose protein sequence is MITATADAGSAAKAAAAPPARMFDCLDAASKERVTMLLSHYQVLLPVEQASFMQELERYNQEQQTTALERNKAGEVWIRYTNPRLQAVQARDPAYVQRSISHTAASRGSKGDAAPEEATAPCSLEDLVHIRGMFGEPEGVPIRVGKMSLYEKLQQNMRNRRSTACGSLANTTVSSIPTAADAGHGAARVSVPFGPFAEAPAKPAEGKREVGDNASPKTSAQSESGERAVALVCADTFPSHTSSVRPSAPYRNNAYQAVRLAMSSPGYTATTQPTSVAELQTPLDGVKPVLNTTAFPITEEELRDWFDELDVHGRGVLSVEEFQRYMQSLERDLGVPTEYATLELDGAQLAKDGWLSFEAFSYLVLRFVRA, encoded by the coding sequence ATGATCACCGCTACCGCCGATGCCGGGTCGGCCGCCAAagccgcggctgcaccgccagcgcgcatGTTTGACTGCTTGGACGCGGCCAGCAAGGAGCGAGTGACGATGCTGCTGAGCCACTACCAGGTACTTCTCCCAGTGGAGCAAGCCTCCTTCATGCAGGAGCTCGAGCGGTACAACCAGGAGCAACAGACGACCGCGCTGGAGCGGAACAAGGCTGGTGAGGTGTGGATACGCTACACAAACCCGCGTCTGCAGGCAGTGCAGGCACGTGATCCTGCGTATGTCCAGCGGTCCATTTCCCACACAGCTGCTTCTCGTGGGTCAAAGGGCGATGCGGCACCCGAGGAGGCGACTGCACCGTGCTCGCTAGAGGATCTTGTCCATATTCGCGGCATGTTCGGTGAGCCGGAAGGTGTTCCGATCCGCGTGGGGAAGATGTCACTGTATGAGAAACTGCAGCAGAACATGAGAAACCGGCGGAGCACCGCCTGCGGGAGCTTGGCGAACACCACCGTCTCAAGCatccccaccgccgccgatgcgggCCATGGTGCTGCACGCGTCTCCGTTCCGTTTGGGCCTTTCGCTGAAGCGCCGGCGAAACCGGCTGAGGGCAAGCGTGAGGTGGGCGATAACGCCTCTCCGAAGACATCGGCGCAGTCCGAGAGCGGCGAGCGCGCAGTGGCACTTGTGTGCGCTGACACTTTCCCCTCTCACACATCGTCGGTCAGGCCGTCTGCTCCATACCGCAACAACGCGTACCAGGCCGTGCGTCTTGCAATGAGCTCGCCTGGTTACACTGCGACGACGCAGCCGACCTCGGTGGCGGAGTTACAAACGCCGCTTGACGGCGTGAAACCCGTATTGAACACCACCGCCTTCCCGATCACGgaagaggagctgcgcgatTGGTTCGATGAGCTGGATGTACATGGGCGTGGCGTCTTGAGCGTCGAGGAGTTCCAGCGCTACATGCAATCCTTGGAGCGTGACCTCGGTGTCCCGACAGAGTACGCGACGCTTGAGCTCGACGGAGCGCAGCTAGCGAAGGATGGCTGGCTCAGCTTTGAGGCCTTTTCCTACCTCGTGCTCCGCTTTGTGCGTGCCtga
- a CDS encoding tryparedoxin-like protein (previous protein_id=AAZ09570.1), which yields MPLRHKGGPFLSQFPDLKVLRQDGTTVAASEAFKGKKYVLIYFSAHWCPPCQRFTPLLADFYDAHKDRYGFEVLFVSSDREEGRMMDFFQNRSSNYVRRPPAAASSSPPPVASSEALDESCPLSCDITHLLGNQTGAATVGGVGLSEGQQPQAPSSTAAAGGAPTAVGTAQSPRIPKASGHGNWLALPFKEHEVARFLSRAYSVVSIPKVVVVAVDTNCMVTREGKTMVMKDPDAVRFPWRFAEGDMRNRTEGWRESLVLLLFILCGIYYYFWFY from the coding sequence ATGCCCTTGCGTCACAAGGGCGGCCCATTCCTGTCGCAGTTCCCTGACTtgaaggtgctgcggcaggacGGCACCACCGTAGCCGCGTCGGAAGCGTTCAAGGGAAAAAAGTACGTGCTTATCTACTTCTCTGCTCACTGGTGCCCACCATGCCAGCGCTTCActccgctgctggcggactTCTACGATGCCCACAAGGATCGGTACGGGTTTGAGGTGCTGTTTGTATCGTCGGACCGCGAGGAGGGGCGCATGATGGACTTTTTTCAGaatcgcagcagcaactACGTGCGACgtccaccggcggcagcgtcgtcttcgcctccaccggTCGCCTCCAGCGAGGCACTGGACGAGAGCTGTCCCCTGAGCTGCGACATCACACATCTCTTAGGGAACCAAACGGGCGCTGCCACCGTAGGCGGCGTTGGCCTGAGCGAGGGCCAGCAGCCCCAAGCCCCCTCCTcgaccgctgccgcaggcggtgcgccgacagcggtggGCACAGCCCAGAGCCCACGCATCCCCAAAGCCAGTGGGCACGGCAACTGGCTGGCACTGCCTTTCAAGGAGCACGAGGTGGCTCGCTTCCTCTCACGCGCCTACTCGGTCGTCTCGATCCCGAAGGTGGTGGTTGTTGCCGTAGACACAAATTGCATGGTGACAAGGGAAGGCAAGACGATGGTGATGAAGGACCCAGATGCGGTCCGGTTCCCGTGGCGGTTCGCGGAGGGTGACATGCGCAACCGCACCGAGGGCTGGCGAGAAAGCCTTGTGCTTCTGCTCTTTATATTGTGCGGTATTTACTACTATTTTTGGTTTTATTAG